Proteins encoded within one genomic window of Acidimicrobiales bacterium:
- a CDS encoding response regulator, which translates to MTRRGAGEFDSDEAAQALLEQQLADLAMIDGSALDVLLRLGQAVFPDASQLGDRSLLIWPEQDRNHANHNGNHEDPRELAARVERTEARFKSLISQIPAVVFYAALGEGENEVFVSPQIEELLGFTAEEWLGDPLLWYRQLHPADHDRLVAAFTRGVQTGEPFRAEVRFFARDGHEVWILGEARLIKDELGRPDFFQGVAFDITATKQAQERVTAIERLRVEELTRINAELTVAKDAAEEAATARQIFLATMTHELRTPLNSVIVLSELLSESPLSSEQAEMVRTMQTSAKFLLKLIADILDFSRLRASSLDLDLQPMAVRAWLARTMEIAAPSIREKGLALDVEVDDTTPPVVLGDESRLRQILLNLLTNATKFTNEGAVEVYLSALPFDDEWEFICSVDDSGEGVPVDLADALFDEFRQADAGVARRHGGAGLGLAICRQLCTLMGGNIWIEESSLGGARFVFTWRAKALDASALPEAAAPPERVNGVTAPSQLRILVAEDNAVNTFVLRRVLETLGYSAEFVTDGFEAVSAVEDADFDVVLMDISMPRMDGLAASRHIRALGSAVRQPVIVGLTAHAMPGDRTEGIAAGMDDYLTKPIDKAELARALSEAAEHGRSA; encoded by the coding sequence GTGACACGCCGCGGCGCCGGCGAGTTCGACAGCGACGAGGCCGCCCAGGCGCTGCTCGAGCAGCAACTCGCCGACCTCGCCATGATCGACGGCAGTGCGCTCGACGTGTTGCTGCGCCTCGGTCAAGCGGTGTTCCCCGACGCGTCGCAACTCGGCGACCGCTCGCTGCTGATCTGGCCGGAGCAGGACCGCAACCACGCCAACCACAACGGCAACCACGAAGACCCCCGCGAGCTGGCGGCGCGCGTCGAGCGCACCGAAGCGCGCTTCAAGTCGCTGATCTCGCAGATCCCCGCCGTCGTCTTCTACGCCGCGCTGGGCGAAGGTGAGAACGAGGTCTTCGTCAGCCCACAGATCGAAGAGCTGCTCGGCTTCACCGCCGAGGAATGGCTCGGCGACCCGCTCCTCTGGTACCGCCAGCTGCATCCGGCCGACCACGATCGGCTCGTCGCCGCGTTCACACGCGGCGTGCAGACGGGCGAGCCCTTCCGCGCCGAAGTCCGCTTCTTCGCCCGCGACGGCCACGAGGTGTGGATCCTCGGCGAAGCCCGACTGATCAAAGACGAACTCGGCCGGCCCGACTTCTTCCAGGGCGTCGCCTTCGACATCACTGCAACGAAGCAGGCGCAGGAACGGGTCACCGCCATCGAACGGCTGCGCGTCGAGGAACTCACGCGCATCAACGCCGAGCTCACCGTCGCGAAGGACGCGGCCGAAGAGGCGGCGACGGCCCGCCAAATCTTCTTGGCGACGATGACGCACGAACTGCGCACGCCGCTCAACTCCGTGATCGTGCTCTCGGAGTTGTTGAGCGAGTCGCCCCTGTCGAGCGAACAGGCCGAGATGGTCCGCACGATGCAGACCTCGGCCAAGTTCCTGTTGAAGCTGATCGCCGACATCCTCGACTTCAGCCGCCTGCGGGCCTCCAGCCTCGACCTCGACCTCCAACCAATGGCGGTGCGCGCCTGGCTCGCGCGCACCATGGAGATCGCCGCCCCGTCGATCCGGGAGAAGGGCCTCGCCCTCGACGTCGAGGTCGACGACACGACACCGCCCGTCGTCCTGGGCGACGAGAGCCGGCTGCGCCAGATCCTGCTCAACTTGCTCACGAACGCCACCAAGTTCACCAACGAAGGCGCCGTCGAGGTGTACCTGTCGGCACTGCCCTTCGACGACGAGTGGGAGTTCATCTGCTCGGTCGACGACTCGGGCGAAGGCGTCCCCGTCGACCTGGCCGACGCGCTGTTCGACGAGTTCCGCCAAGCCGACGCCGGCGTGGCGCGCCGTCATGGCGGGGCGGGACTCGGCCTCGCCATCTGCCGGCAGCTATGCACGCTCATGGGCGGCAACATCTGGATCGAAGAAAGCTCGCTCGGCGGTGCTCGCTTCGTCTTCACGTGGCGAGCGAAGGCACTTGACGCCAGCGCGCTGCCCGAGGCAGCCGCTCCCCCCGAACGGGTCAACGGCGTCACCGCCCCGAGCCAGCTGCGCATCTTGGTTGCCGAGGACAACGCGGTGAACACGTTCGTGCTGCGGCGCGTGCTCGAGACGCTCGGCTACAGCGCCGAGTTCGTCACCGACGGCTTCGAGGCGGTCAGCGCCGTCGAGGACGCCGACTTCGACGTGGTGCTGATGGACATCTCCATGCCGCGCATGGACGGGTTGGCGGCGTCGCGCCACATCCGGGCGCTCGGGTCGGCGGTACGCCAACCGGTGATCGTCGGACTCACCGCCCACGCCATGCCCGGCGACCGCACCGAAGGCATCGCGGCCGGCATGGACGACTACCTCACGAAGCCGATCGACAAAGCCGAGCTGGCGCGGGCACTGTCGGAGGCGGCCGAGCACGGCCGCTCGGCGTGA
- a CDS encoding hydrogenase maturation protease, translated as MKTMVAGVGNIFLGDDGFGCEVIARLRDRALPAHVRVEDYGVRGTHLALDLLDGYETLILVDTLAGDEAPGTVRLVELATVDAAVAAGAATDAHAMTPESVLRMVANMGGRLERVLVVGCQPASVAEGIGLSAPVHAAVDAAVRIVESLADEPCA; from the coding sequence ATGAAGACGATGGTCGCCGGCGTCGGCAACATCTTCCTCGGCGACGACGGCTTCGGCTGCGAGGTGATCGCCCGTTTGCGTGACCGCGCCTTGCCCGCGCACGTCCGCGTCGAGGACTACGGCGTGCGCGGGACGCACCTCGCGCTCGACCTGCTCGACGGGTACGAGACGTTGATCCTCGTGGACACGCTCGCCGGCGACGAGGCCCCCGGCACGGTCCGCCTGGTCGAGCTCGCGACCGTGGACGCCGCGGTCGCCGCCGGCGCGGCCACCGACGCGCACGCCATGACGCCCGAGTCCGTGCTGCGGATGGTGGCGAACATGGGTGGGCGCCTCGAGCGCGTGCTGGTGGTGGGCTGCCAGCCCGCGTCGGTGGCCGAGGGGATCGGACTGTCGGCGCCGGTGCACGCGGCCGTCGACGCCGCAGTGCGTATCGTCGAGTCCTTGGCGGACGAACCATGTGCCTAG
- a CDS encoding HypC/HybG/HupF family hydrogenase formation chaperone has product MCLAIPGQIVEILDNDQLARVDVSGVRRVINVGLLEDDPAALGDWVLIHVGFAMAKIDEAEAVAALAALEDGELT; this is encoded by the coding sequence ATGTGCCTAGCGATCCCCGGCCAGATCGTCGAGATACTCGACAACGACCAGCTGGCGCGGGTCGACGTGAGCGGCGTGCGCCGCGTCATCAACGTCGGCCTGCTGGAGGACGACCCGGCAGCGCTGGGCGACTGGGTGCTGATCCACGTCGGCTTCGCCATGGCCAAGATCGACGAGGCCGAAGCCGTCGCCGCGCTCGCGGCGCTCGAAGACGGAGAACTCACGTGA
- the hypD gene encoding hydrogenase formation protein HypD produces the protein MKFVDEYRDPVAARRVIERIGALVDPDRHYKFMEVCGGHTHAIYRHGIEHVLPSNIELVHGPGCPVCVIPMGRIDDAIAIASTPNVIFTSFGDLMRVPGGGRGNSLLAAKARGADVRVVYSPLDALQLAVDNPEREVVFFAVGFETTAPSTALTLQRARDDAVVNFSVFCNHVTIVPPIKAILDSPDMRLDGFIGPGHVSTVVGNRPYRFVPRDYHLPLVTAGFEPLDILQAIEMLLLQLRDGRCEVENQYTRVVRDEGNATALAALAEVFELRPHFEWRGLGFIAQSALKLRAEFAKWDAEVRFEIPNVRVADPKACQCGEVLKGALKPWQCKVFGTACTPETPIGTCMVSSEGACAAYYNYGRIIRRRDA, from the coding sequence GTGAAGTTCGTCGACGAGTACCGCGATCCGGTTGCGGCGCGCCGCGTCATCGAACGCATCGGCGCACTCGTCGACCCCGACCGCCACTACAAGTTCATGGAGGTCTGCGGCGGCCACACCCACGCCATCTACCGCCACGGCATCGAGCACGTCCTGCCGAGCAACATCGAGCTGGTCCACGGACCCGGTTGTCCCGTATGTGTGATCCCGATGGGTCGCATCGACGATGCCATCGCCATCGCGTCGACGCCCAACGTGATCTTCACCAGTTTCGGCGACCTGATGCGCGTGCCGGGCGGCGGCCGCGGCAACAGCCTGCTGGCGGCCAAGGCGCGCGGCGCCGACGTGCGCGTCGTGTACTCGCCGCTCGACGCGCTGCAACTGGCCGTCGATAACCCCGAGCGCGAGGTCGTGTTCTTCGCCGTCGGCTTCGAGACGACGGCGCCGTCGACGGCGCTCACATTGCAACGCGCTCGCGACGACGCCGTCGTCAACTTCAGCGTGTTCTGCAACCACGTGACGATCGTGCCGCCGATCAAGGCGATCCTCGACTCGCCCGACATGCGCCTCGACGGCTTCATCGGGCCCGGCCACGTGTCGACCGTCGTGGGCAACCGCCCGTACCGGTTCGTGCCGCGCGACTACCACCTGCCGCTGGTGACCGCCGGGTTCGAACCTCTCGACATCCTCCAGGCCATCGAGATGCTGCTGCTGCAGTTGCGCGACGGTCGCTGCGAAGTCGAGAACCAGTACACCCGCGTCGTGCGCGACGAAGGCAACGCCACCGCGCTCGCCGCGCTCGCCGAGGTGTTCGAGCTGCGCCCGCACTTCGAGTGGCGCGGCCTCGGCTTCATCGCCCAGAGCGCGCTCAAGCTGCGCGCCGAGTTCGCCAAGTGGGACGCCGAGGTGCGCTTCGAAATCCCCAACGTGCGCGTGGCCGACCCCAAGGCGTGCCAGTGCGGCGAGGTGTTGAAGGGCGCGCTCAAGCCGTGGCAGTGCAAGGTCTTCGGCACCGCCTGCACGCCCGAAACGCCGATCGGCACGTGCATGGTGTCGTCGGAAGGCGCGTGCGCCGCGTATTACAACTACGGCCGCATCATCCGGCGCCGCGATGCATGA
- a CDS encoding hydrogenase maturation nickel metallochaperone HypA, protein MAIAESIFDTVTARRGGRRVERVDVRIGYLRQVVPDALEFAWQVRTQDTDLAGCILAIDHVPAVVVCEECGATTTLDLPIPQCDECEGFEVTVVSGEEFDLLSFDEERV, encoded by the coding sequence ATGGCGATCGCCGAGTCGATCTTCGACACCGTGACGGCGCGCCGCGGCGGTCGCCGCGTCGAGCGCGTCGACGTGCGCATCGGTTACCTGCGCCAAGTCGTGCCCGACGCGTTGGAGTTCGCGTGGCAGGTCCGCACCCAGGACACCGACCTCGCCGGCTGCATACTCGCCATAGACCACGTGCCCGCCGTCGTGGTGTGCGAGGAGTGCGGCGCCACGACGACCCTCGACCTGCCGATTCCGCAGTGCGACGAGTGCGAAGGGTTCGAGGTCACGGTGGTCAGCGGCGAGGAGTTCGACCTGTTGTCCTTCGACGAGGAGCGTGTCTAG
- the hypB gene encoding hydrogenase nickel incorporation protein HypB: MGLVHRTDVMESLLAENDHLADHNREDLATHGVWSLNLMSSPGAGKTTLLQRTLDALRDRLRIGVVEGDVETSLDADKLSPLAAAVSLVNTGKGFAGECHLDARMVRAGLAGLPLAELDVVIVENVGNLVCPAEFDVGEHAKAMVFAVTEGEEKPLKYPVMFRAVDVVVMNKVDLLPHLDFDVDAFVANVRAVNPSAIVLPVSATTGEGLDAWLAWLLAAMS; encoded by the coding sequence GTGGGACTCGTGCACCGGACCGACGTGATGGAGTCGTTGCTGGCCGAGAACGATCACCTCGCCGACCACAACCGCGAAGACCTGGCGACCCACGGCGTGTGGTCGCTCAACCTCATGTCGTCGCCGGGAGCCGGCAAGACCACGCTGCTGCAGCGGACCCTCGACGCACTGCGCGACCGGTTGCGCATCGGCGTCGTCGAAGGCGACGTCGAGACGAGCCTCGACGCCGACAAGTTGTCGCCGCTCGCCGCTGCCGTCTCGCTCGTGAACACGGGCAAGGGCTTCGCCGGCGAGTGCCACCTCGACGCCCGCATGGTGCGCGCCGGCCTCGCCGGGCTGCCGCTGGCGGAACTCGACGTGGTCATCGTCGAGAACGTGGGCAACCTGGTGTGTCCCGCCGAGTTCGACGTCGGCGAGCACGCCAAGGCGATGGTGTTCGCCGTCACCGAGGGTGAGGAGAAGCCGCTCAAGTACCCGGTGATGTTCCGCGCCGTCGACGTCGTCGTGATGAACAAGGTCGACCTGCTCCCCCACCTCGATTTCGACGTCGACGCGTTCGTCGCCAATGTGCGCGCCGTCAACCCGTCGGCGATCGTGCTGCCGGTCAGCGCCACGACGGGCGAGGGCCTCGACGCCTGGCTCGCCTGGCTCCTGGCGGCGATGTCCTAA
- a CDS encoding alpha/beta fold hydrolase — protein MRTHSQNGTVELYYETFGNPADPTLLLVNGLGSQCINFKEAFCEKFAANGFQVVRFDNRDVGLSSHLPDGPEYTLADMADDGFAVLDAVGAQQAHIAGWSMGGMIVQTMALAHPQRVLSMTTVMSSPGGVALAADPDVAAVFGAKAPKTRDEAVAQYIAGINVWGSPAFREVERLTADAEAAYDRCFDPKGRARQVAAIARSGSRQEALRSLAVPTLVLHGDADRLVPIDAGRLTHECIPGSTFSVVEGMGHDYPPQLWDTIVERITTHARGVS, from the coding sequence GTGCGCACTCACTCACAAAACGGGACCGTCGAGCTGTACTACGAGACGTTCGGGAACCCGGCGGACCCGACGCTGCTGCTGGTCAACGGCCTCGGCAGCCAGTGCATCAACTTCAAAGAGGCGTTCTGCGAGAAGTTCGCGGCGAATGGGTTCCAGGTCGTGCGCTTCGACAACCGCGACGTGGGCCTTTCGTCCCACTTGCCCGACGGGCCCGAGTACACGCTCGCCGACATGGCCGACGACGGCTTCGCCGTGCTTGACGCCGTCGGCGCGCAGCAGGCGCACATCGCCGGCTGGTCGATGGGCGGCATGATCGTGCAGACGATGGCGCTGGCGCATCCGCAGCGTGTGCTGTCGATGACGACGGTGATGTCGTCGCCCGGCGGTGTCGCGCTGGCCGCCGATCCCGACGTGGCGGCGGTCTTCGGAGCCAAGGCGCCCAAGACACGCGACGAGGCGGTGGCGCAGTACATCGCCGGGATCAACGTGTGGGGCAGCCCAGCGTTCCGCGAGGTCGAACGCCTCACCGCGGATGCCGAGGCGGCGTATGACCGCTGCTTCGACCCCAAGGGCCGCGCCCGCCAGGTGGCCGCCATTGCCCGCTCGGGTTCACGCCAGGAGGCGCTGCGTTCGCTTGCCGTGCCCACACTCGTCCTCCACGGCGACGCCGATCGCCTCGTCCCGATCGACGCCGGCCGCCTGACCCACGAGTGCATCCCCGGCTCGACCTTCTCGGTCGTCGAGGGCATGGGCCACGACTACCCGCCGCAGCTGTGGGACACGATCGTCGAGCGCATCACCACCCATGCCCGCGGCGTCTCCTGA
- a CDS encoding TetR/AcrR family transcriptional regulator produces MTQALSSRPKRASALPPEERRAMIVEATLPLLLEYGEAVTTRQIADAAGIAEGTIFRAFTDKDEVIAAVLEKALDTTALEEALSRIKLDRPFEKCLDEAVAAIQRRVVDIWQLMSAVGPRFHPQKKSEPTPISPALTRLFEAHKDRLGVKPAEAAKFLRALTMSVTHPMLNDNPMSSRDVVKLFLYGVHARPDGRKPGAC; encoded by the coding sequence GTGACTCAGGCTCTTTCGTCGCGGCCCAAGCGGGCCAGCGCCCTTCCCCCCGAAGAGCGGCGGGCGATGATCGTCGAGGCGACCCTCCCGCTCCTGCTCGAGTACGGCGAGGCGGTGACGACGCGCCAGATCGCCGACGCGGCGGGCATCGCCGAAGGCACGATCTTCCGTGCCTTCACCGACAAGGACGAAGTGATCGCGGCCGTCCTCGAGAAGGCACTCGACACCACCGCCCTCGAAGAAGCGCTGTCGAGGATCAAGCTCGACCGGCCCTTCGAGAAGTGCCTCGATGAAGCCGTCGCCGCCATCCAGCGTCGCGTCGTCGACATCTGGCAGCTCATGTCGGCCGTGGGACCACGCTTTCATCCGCAGAAGAAATCCGAGCCGACGCCGATCAGCCCGGCGCTCACGCGGCTCTTCGAGGCGCACAAGGACCGCCTCGGCGTGAAGCCGGCCGAGGCCGCCAAGTTCCTACGGGCGCTGACGATGTCGGTGACCCACCCCATGCTCAACGACAACCCCATGTCGTCGCGCGACGTCGTGAAGTTGTTCCTCTACGGCGTCCATGCCAGGCCCGACGGAAGGAAGCCCGGCGCATGCTGA